One part of the Paenibacillus silvisoli genome encodes these proteins:
- a CDS encoding 2Fe-2S iron-sulfur cluster-binding protein: MSSNRVAIRATGEAFEVGGREFILDAAIRQQVSIPYSCRNGTCRSCISTVIEGDVQQHDVDDCLISPAELAANQRLVCLATAKGEVVIEPLRKLPRR; the protein is encoded by the coding sequence ATGAGCAGCAATCGCGTAGCCATCCGGGCAACGGGTGAGGCATTCGAAGTCGGCGGCCGGGAATTCATCCTGGATGCCGCGATTCGCCAGCAAGTAAGCATTCCGTACTCGTGCCGCAACGGCACATGCCGCTCCTGCATCAGCACCGTCATTGAAGGTGATGTGCAGCAGCACGATGTCGACGACTGCCTGATCTCGCCGGCCGAGCTGGCGGCGAATCAACGGCTCGTCTGCCTGGCAACCGCCAAAGGCGAGGTCGTCATCGAGCCGCTGCGAAAGCTGCCTAGGAGGTGA
- a CDS encoding SRPBCC family protein yields MTERFVNHATFVVERTYAASPERVYQAWADPAAKSKWFSKPESFEFRVGGREYSSGGPPEGPIFTFDACYQEIVPEQRIVYSYTLDADDTRISASLTTVELIASDGGTKLIFTEQGAFFDGHDTPEIREHGTNEMLNALGKSLE; encoded by the coding sequence ATGACTGAACGATTCGTCAACCACGCTACTTTCGTCGTCGAGCGGACCTACGCCGCATCGCCTGAGAGGGTATACCAGGCTTGGGCCGATCCGGCCGCCAAATCCAAATGGTTTTCCAAACCGGAAAGCTTCGAGTTCCGCGTCGGAGGACGCGAGTACAGCAGCGGCGGACCGCCCGAGGGGCCGATCTTTACGTTCGACGCGTGCTATCAGGAGATTGTTCCGGAGCAGCGCATCGTGTACAGCTATACGCTGGATGCGGACGACACGCGCATCTCCGCATCGCTCACAACGGTCGAGCTCATTGCGTCCGATGGAGGCACGAAGCTGATTTTCACCGAGCAAGGCGCATTTTTCGACGGACACGATACGCCGGAAATACGCGAGCACGGAACGAATGAGATGCTGAACGCGTTAGGGAAATCACTCGAATAA
- a CDS encoding TetR/AcrR family transcriptional regulator codes for MAKDDRKQQIVEAAVSVFAKQGYYKTTTAHIAQAVGVTQPYVFHFFKSKEELYSAVLERSILRIAGIFKAVEAPAESLEERMGEAFYGLLQTHRDETLLSMQAFTTVEPVIRRKVQEGFAHIHQVVKEKFEQAHLPQPGLQASAFIGMGMATVLSEVLELPELLPYCEKD; via the coding sequence GTGGCTAAAGATGACCGTAAACAGCAAATCGTCGAAGCGGCAGTATCCGTCTTCGCCAAACAAGGCTATTACAAGACGACAACGGCACATATCGCTCAAGCGGTGGGGGTTACGCAGCCGTATGTGTTTCATTTTTTTAAATCGAAGGAGGAGCTGTACAGCGCGGTTTTGGAGCGATCCATCCTTCGCATTGCGGGCATATTCAAGGCGGTTGAAGCGCCGGCGGAGAGCTTGGAGGAGCGGATGGGGGAGGCGTTCTATGGCTTGTTACAAACGCACAGAGACGAAACCTTGCTGTCGATGCAGGCGTTCACGACGGTCGAGCCGGTCATTCGCCGGAAGGTGCAGGAAGGCTTTGCCCATATTCATCAGGTAGTAAAGGAAAAATTCGAGCAAGCCCATCTTCCGCAGCCGGGCCTTCAGGCGTCTGCCTTCATTGGCATGGGGATGGCTACCGTATTGTCGGAAGTATTGGAGCTGCCCGAGCTTTTACCTTATTGCGAGAAGGATTAG
- a CDS encoding acyl-CoA thioesterase — protein sequence MEAKTTKETRCFKTSRVFPTDVNNHNTLFGGKLMSYIDDIASISVSKLCRVTAVTASTDSVDFLQPIRPTDSVSLESFITWTGKSSMEVFVKVIREDLRSGERKIAATAFLTFVALDENNRPMAVPQIVPETEEEQKLHETAEQRARMRKHRREESKKFADYLLTKYPWE from the coding sequence ATGGAAGCAAAGACGACGAAAGAAACGCGATGCTTCAAGACGTCCCGGGTATTCCCGACGGATGTGAACAATCATAATACGCTGTTCGGCGGCAAGCTCATGTCGTACATCGACGACATCGCCTCCATCTCGGTGTCCAAGCTATGCCGGGTGACCGCGGTGACGGCATCGACGGATTCCGTCGACTTCCTGCAGCCGATCCGTCCGACGGATTCGGTTTCGCTGGAGTCGTTCATTACTTGGACTGGCAAAAGCTCGATGGAGGTCTTCGTAAAGGTGATCCGCGAGGACTTGAGAAGCGGGGAGCGCAAAATCGCGGCGACCGCTTTTCTTACTTTCGTCGCGCTGGACGAAAATAACCGGCCGATGGCCGTCCCGCAAATCGTGCCGGAGACGGAAGAGGAGCAGAAGCTGCACGAAACGGCCGAGCAGCGGGCGAGGATGCGGAAGCATCGCAGGGAAGAGAGCAAGAAGTTCGCGGATTATTTGCTGACGAAGTATCCGTGGGAGTAG
- a CDS encoding DUF4188 domain-containing protein, whose protein sequence is MAKVVPGRYTARIEGDFVVFLIGMRVNRLWAVHKWLPVFMAMGPMLKELYTNRKLGFRGTEFMVGWRSVHLLQYWDSYEQLEGYARGGQHLQAWRNFNRKVGTDGTVGIYHETYKVRAGEYECVYGNMPVFGLAKVTEHVPATGRMETSRRRMGGENEPAVPTPDNPQ, encoded by the coding sequence ATGGCGAAAGTAGTACCAGGCAGATACACGGCTCGTATAGAGGGAGACTTCGTCGTTTTCCTGATTGGCATGCGCGTCAATCGGCTGTGGGCCGTACATAAGTGGCTGCCCGTGTTCATGGCGATGGGGCCGATGCTGAAAGAGCTTTATACCAATCGGAAGCTCGGATTCCGGGGTACCGAGTTCATGGTGGGGTGGCGCAGCGTGCATCTGCTCCAATATTGGGATTCGTATGAGCAGCTGGAGGGGTATGCCCGCGGCGGACAGCATCTTCAAGCATGGCGGAATTTCAATCGCAAGGTCGGAACCGATGGAACCGTCGGGATCTATCATGAAACCTATAAAGTCCGAGCCGGCGAATATGAGTGCGTGTATGGAAATATGCCGGTGTTTGGTCTTGCGAAGGTGACGGAGCATGTTCCGGCTACCGGCCGAATGGAAACGTCGCGCCGCCGCATGGGCGGAGAAAACGAGCCTGCCGTACCGACGCCGGATAATCCTCAATAA
- a CDS encoding MerR family transcriptional regulator, whose translation MKRYWKVGELSKLTGLTIRTLRFYDQIGLFSPSALTESGHRLYDESDLSRLQQILSLKELGLSLEEVKAVLTGEQFSPLEIVHLQMDRIKEQMKAQQKLLEQLQHVSKRMQGKAPLAAKDFTELLQAMKTSHEKLVIERRTSWEYRLDMLGEFLEHNKEDQS comes from the coding sequence ATGAAACGATATTGGAAGGTAGGCGAACTTTCCAAGCTAACGGGGCTCACCATACGCACGCTGCGATTTTACGATCAGATCGGTTTGTTCTCGCCGTCCGCGCTGACGGAGTCCGGTCATCGGCTGTATGACGAGTCCGACCTGTCGCGGCTGCAGCAGATTTTATCGCTCAAAGAGCTGGGACTATCTCTTGAGGAGGTCAAAGCCGTCTTAACCGGCGAGCAGTTCAGCCCGCTGGAGATCGTCCATTTGCAAATGGATCGGATCAAGGAGCAAATGAAAGCGCAGCAAAAGCTGCTCGAACAGCTTCAGCATGTATCCAAGCGCATGCAAGGGAAGGCGCCGCTTGCGGCCAAAGATTTTACGGAGCTGCTGCAAGCGATGAAAACGAGCCATGAGAAGCTGGTCATCGAACGGCGGACAAGCTGGGAGTACCGTCTGGATATGCTGGGCGAATTTCTTGAACATAACAAGGAGGATCAATCATGA
- a CDS encoding aminoglycoside phosphotransferase family protein gives MAQEEKALEGGNVNRIVRVENTVRRPTGYWSPNVHGLLNHLEKQGFEEAPKFLGIDDSGREILTFLSGEAPGNKYPELEPYMWSDEALARFARLLRRYHDATLGYAPVTADGWQLNPFGAEEQEVICHNDAALYNVVFQDGAPAALIDFDMAGPGPRMWDIAYSIYTSVPLASFAPDYLSGTTSAYKSELHAADRHRRLQLFFNSYGISLSPDLKMWINRRMTALCDTLTRGAAQGNAAFQKMIDDGHLAHYEKEIQFVSQHFEEWT, from the coding sequence GTGGCACAGGAAGAAAAAGCGCTAGAAGGCGGTAATGTCAATCGCATTGTCCGCGTGGAGAATACGGTTCGCCGGCCTACCGGTTATTGGAGTCCGAATGTTCACGGACTTTTAAACCATTTGGAGAAACAAGGCTTTGAAGAGGCGCCTAAATTTCTCGGCATCGACGATTCGGGCCGCGAGATTTTGACTTTTTTATCGGGCGAAGCTCCCGGAAACAAGTATCCTGAGCTTGAACCTTACATGTGGTCGGACGAAGCGCTTGCGCGTTTTGCGCGTCTTTTGCGCCGCTACCACGATGCGACGCTGGGGTACGCTCCGGTTACGGCCGACGGCTGGCAGCTCAATCCATTTGGCGCCGAAGAGCAAGAAGTGATTTGTCATAATGACGCAGCTTTATACAATGTGGTTTTTCAAGACGGGGCTCCCGCAGCTCTAATTGATTTTGACATGGCCGGTCCTGGTCCGCGCATGTGGGACATTGCGTACTCCATCTATACTTCGGTACCTCTAGCAAGTTTCGCGCCGGATTATTTATCGGGGACCACGTCTGCTTACAAGTCGGAGTTGCATGCTGCGGATCGCCATCGGCGCTTGCAATTGTTTTTCAATTCGTATGGCATCTCCCTTTCTCCGGATTTGAAAATGTGGATCAATCGAAGAATGACGGCACTATGCGATACGTTGACGCGAGGTGCGGCCCAAGGGAATGCCGCCTTTCAAAAAATGATCGACGACGGACACTTGGCGCATTATGAAAAGGAGATTCAGTTTGTAAGCCAACATTTCGAAGAATGGACGTAG
- a CDS encoding phosphodiester glycosidase family protein: protein MEHRTEAVVPRRQHSYRAQQQDPKKKKKGWRRTIKRLSAAMLIAALGAGGWFFYTPSGKDVRYMMADTLITTQHRYLAKYLIGQEALDNRVAAYAAQFDAMADVKDNHNVSLVNHPKGTVKVEPISGKGFKGYLMYVHDPKMIRVVTTNIVGGGERVESMVKRTGAIAGVNGGAFDDPNWSGNGFKPAGIVMSGGKLLYKGNGMNAKVNVVGIDKDGLMVAGRYTPKQLLAMGVSDAVTFQPKFIVNGKGLIKSEADGWGIAPRTCMAQLKDGTIVFVVIDGRQPGYSVGATLYDVQKILLAKGAVTAANLDGGSSTVLVKDNEVVNKPSSKYGARYLPTAFLVFDHPEEVEVPNIWAGIDMNAFDSSSERQTS from the coding sequence ATGGAGCATCGGACAGAAGCTGTCGTCCCAAGACGGCAGCATTCCTATAGAGCGCAACAACAAGACCCGAAGAAGAAGAAGAAGGGCTGGCGCAGAACGATCAAGCGTCTGTCGGCTGCGATGCTGATCGCGGCGCTCGGGGCAGGCGGCTGGTTTTTCTACACGCCATCCGGCAAAGATGTTCGATATATGATGGCGGATACGCTGATTACGACCCAGCATCGTTATTTGGCCAAGTATTTGATCGGCCAGGAGGCGCTCGATAATCGCGTCGCGGCCTATGCGGCGCAATTCGACGCGATGGCGGACGTCAAGGATAACCATAACGTAAGCCTGGTTAACCATCCGAAGGGTACCGTGAAGGTCGAGCCGATTTCGGGCAAGGGCTTCAAAGGTTACTTGATGTACGTGCACGATCCGAAAATGATCCGCGTCGTGACGACCAACATCGTCGGCGGAGGGGAGCGGGTCGAGAGCATGGTGAAGCGGACGGGCGCGATCGCCGGCGTGAACGGCGGCGCTTTCGACGACCCGAACTGGAGCGGCAACGGCTTTAAGCCTGCAGGCATCGTCATGTCCGGCGGGAAGCTGCTGTACAAGGGCAACGGCATGAACGCAAAGGTCAACGTGGTCGGTATCGACAAGGATGGCCTGATGGTGGCAGGCCGCTACACGCCGAAGCAGCTGCTTGCGATGGGCGTATCCGATGCGGTGACGTTCCAGCCGAAATTTATCGTAAACGGCAAAGGGCTGATTAAGAGCGAGGCCGACGGCTGGGGGATCGCCCCGCGTACGTGCATGGCGCAGCTCAAGGACGGCACGATCGTGTTCGTCGTCATCGACGGCCGTCAGCCGGGTTATTCGGTAGGCGCGACGCTGTACGACGTGCAGAAGATTTTGCTGGCGAAGGGCGCTGTGACGGCTGCGAATTTGGACGGCGGCTCGTCTACCGTGCTCGTGAAGGATAACGAGGTCGTGAACAAGCCATCCAGCAAGTATGGCGCGCGTTATTTGCCGACGGCCTTCCTCGTGTTCGATCATCCGGAGGAAGTCGAAGTACCGAACATTTGGGCCGGGATCGACATGAACGCGTTCGACTCGTCCAGTGAGCGTCAAACCTCATAG
- a CDS encoding spore coat protein, which produces MSPNSNTIQNPKPPYEPQVKGPELTDRDRINDVLSTEKYLADSFSIAANEASHTALHQDIMMVLNETHQCQHEIFELMFRKGHYKLEAEDQTKLDQAYQQFSGYASQFPYGGTLQ; this is translated from the coding sequence ATGAGCCCGAATTCCAATACGATTCAAAACCCGAAACCGCCCTACGAGCCGCAGGTGAAAGGCCCTGAGCTGACGGACCGCGACCGCATCAACGATGTGTTGTCCACGGAAAAATATTTAGCCGACAGCTTCAGCATCGCCGCCAACGAAGCGAGCCACACCGCGCTCCATCAAGATATTATGATGGTGCTGAACGAGACGCATCAGTGCCAGCATGAGATTTTCGAGCTGATGTTCCGCAAAGGCCACTACAAGCTCGAAGCCGAGGATCAAACCAAGCTCGATCAGGCGTATCAGCAGTTCAGCGGGTATGCCAGCCAGTTCCCGTACGGCGGGACGCTGCAATAG
- a CDS encoding DUF455 family protein — protein MTETYAIFSGKLVHKRTVEEASSLLKRFYFVEKQVMRTLGGALIKVANWELNKDLPYHLWQDSLRADALRTRIMELRYPRRDVEANHDSKLTRLLSLLIRAQGDAELIAGVYDVVKQELMKQYKLYIEQADPVNDAPTLEFMSHYPAQIQQQIDYVNKIRDTLLPPSDVSEWRTAISEYLQGIGGIIGNAVTSEQEAAAAAADKWIEGARPEYEMPLKAARDPRFVPAPSSIPPKKAESPIEIQILQAIYHITEIWAAEAPGLAMWKWDDMPWEFYLDTARWAYDEARHVKMGEQRLIDWGFEIGIDVPVYEETYASQTTNGGNELDLLALLHRFEMDGPANREKAKKEFEDYGDLQTSTHLDYDWADEAIHLKYGHKWLLYRFENDYEKMQEVMELTLARYNKYVEDVNEVWDYEPFLSRIDAKMKQIESEYNEQQSRSHPGNG, from the coding sequence ATGACGGAAACCTACGCCATCTTCTCCGGCAAGCTGGTTCACAAACGCACCGTAGAAGAAGCATCAAGTCTTTTGAAACGTTTCTACTTCGTGGAAAAACAAGTGATGCGAACGCTCGGAGGCGCCTTGATCAAAGTCGCTAACTGGGAATTAAATAAAGATCTGCCGTACCACCTCTGGCAGGATTCGCTCCGCGCCGACGCGCTGCGCACGCGCATTATGGAGCTTCGCTACCCGCGACGGGATGTGGAAGCGAACCATGATTCGAAGCTGACCCGATTGTTGTCGCTTCTAATAAGAGCGCAAGGCGATGCGGAATTGATCGCCGGCGTATACGACGTCGTCAAGCAGGAGCTCATGAAGCAATACAAGCTCTACATCGAGCAGGCCGATCCGGTCAACGATGCACCGACGCTGGAGTTCATGTCGCACTATCCGGCACAGATTCAGCAGCAGATTGATTACGTAAATAAAATTCGAGACACCCTGCTTCCGCCGAGCGACGTATCGGAATGGCGAACTGCTATAAGCGAGTATTTGCAAGGTATCGGTGGCATTATTGGAAACGCTGTCACCTCCGAGCAAGAGGCGGCTGCAGCGGCAGCGGATAAATGGATCGAGGGCGCAAGGCCGGAATACGAAATGCCGCTCAAGGCGGCGCGCGATCCGCGCTTCGTGCCGGCGCCGAGCTCGATTCCGCCGAAGAAGGCGGAGTCGCCGATCGAAATTCAAATCCTGCAAGCGATTTACCACATCACGGAGATTTGGGCCGCGGAAGCGCCGGGGCTCGCGATGTGGAAATGGGACGACATGCCGTGGGAGTTCTACCTGGACACCGCGCGCTGGGCGTACGACGAAGCGAGACACGTCAAGATGGGCGAACAGCGGCTGATCGATTGGGGCTTCGAAATCGGCATCGACGTGCCGGTCTACGAAGAAACGTACGCGTCGCAAACGACGAACGGCGGCAACGAGCTGGATCTGCTGGCGCTGCTGCACCGCTTCGAAATGGACGGTCCCGCGAACCGCGAGAAGGCGAAGAAGGAATTCGAGGACTACGGCGACCTCCAAACGTCGACGCATCTCGATTACGACTGGGCCGACGAGGCCATCCACCTGAAATACGGACACAAATGGCTGCTGTACCGGTTCGAGAACGACTACGAGAAGATGCAGGAAGTGATGGAGTTGACGCTCGCCCGGTACAACAAGTACGTGGAGGATGTCAATGAGGTGTGGGACTACGAGCCGTTCCTCTCCCGCATCGACGCCAAAATGAAACAGATTGAGAGTGAGTACAATGAGCAGCAATCGCGTAGCCATCCGGGCAACGGGTGA
- a CDS encoding polysaccharide deacetylase family protein: protein MVAVWRCTAILLCICLLCGFRMQPKKDRYFYESRGDIVWEVPLHEKKIALTFDDGPYPKTTNEILDLLKQYNAKATFFVVGHRVKEFPDTIKREIAEGHEVANHTYNHVFLTKGTTASTIQKEIMQTEDSLVELTGKRPHLFRPPGGFYNERMIQISHKLGYTTVLWSWHQDTDDWRSPGVNHIVRKVLKNARNGDIVLLHDYIPGNGHTVQALRVILPELTKRGYKLVTVTELMEDKTNEMMRTDKAG from the coding sequence GTGGTTGCAGTTTGGCGCTGCACGGCTATTTTGCTGTGCATATGCTTGTTATGCGGGTTTCGGATGCAGCCGAAGAAGGACCGCTATTTTTACGAGAGCCGGGGGGATATCGTATGGGAAGTGCCGCTTCACGAGAAGAAGATCGCGCTTACCTTCGATGACGGGCCATACCCGAAGACAACGAACGAGATTCTCGATTTGCTGAAGCAGTACAATGCGAAAGCGACTTTCTTCGTCGTCGGTCACCGGGTGAAAGAGTTTCCGGATACGATCAAGCGGGAAATCGCCGAAGGTCATGAAGTGGCCAATCATACATACAATCACGTCTTCCTGACGAAGGGGACCACCGCCTCGACGATTCAGAAGGAGATTATGCAAACGGAGGACTCGCTCGTCGAGCTGACCGGCAAGCGGCCGCATCTATTCCGTCCGCCCGGAGGCTTCTACAACGAGCGGATGATTCAGATCTCGCATAAGCTTGGTTATACGACGGTGCTCTGGTCATGGCATCAGGACACGGACGACTGGCGCAGTCCCGGCGTGAATCACATCGTGCGCAAGGTGCTGAAAAACGCGAGAAACGGCGATATCGTGCTGCTGCATGACTATATTCCGGGCAATGGCCATACCGTTCAGGCGCTTCGGGTTATTTTGCCGGAGCTAACGAAGAGAGGCTATAAGCTCGTCACCGTGACGGAGCTGATGGAGGACAAGACGAACGAAATGATGCGAACCGATAAGGCAGGGTGA